TCGCGCCACTCGCGCAGGTTGATCTGCTTTGCGTGCGACAGGTCCACCATGTACGCGCTGTCGATCTGGGCGGCGAACTGCGGGTCCAGGATGCCCAGCACGTTCTCCTGGTTCAGCTCGTCGGAGCGCACGTCCATGTTGGCGGAGCCGACCACGGACCACTGGCCGTCGACCGTGACGGTCTTGGCGTGCATCATGGTGGGCTGGTACTCGTAGATCTTGGCGCCGGCGCTCAGCAGTTCGTCGTAGTAGCCCTGGCCCGCCCACCGGATCGACTTGGCGTCGGTCTTCTCGCCGGGGACGAGGATGCGCACGTCCACCCCGGCGCGGGCGCGCTCGGCCACGATGCGGCGCGCCTCCTCGTCCGGCACGAAGTACGAGCTGGCGATGTACAGCCGCTGGCGCGCCGACGCGAACGACATCCAGAACACCTTGCGCATGGGGTGGTTCTCGCTGCCCGGCGACCCGATCACGTTCACGTGGTGGCCGATGTAGTCGCCCGGCCGCACCGCCGTGGCGTTCGGGTAGAACTGCGGGCCCACCAGCATCTCGCCCGTGTTGCTGGACCAGAGCTGCGAGAACACGTCCTGGAGCGACCGGGCCAGCGGCCCGGTCACGCGCACCATGCTGTCGCGCCAGTGCTCCTCGCTGTCGGCGTTACCCATCC
The Longimicrobiaceae bacterium genome window above contains:
- a CDS encoding phospholipase D-like domain-containing protein produces the protein MPKKERKYRWWMILFFTIGLVTTVGVIVSLFSSLGRRPDRMRATLVPPVNSQAFLDGVSGTVGAPIREGGRAEMLNNGATFFPAVIAEIGRAKRTVDFMVYIWEPGKASDAVFAALTERARAGVQVRLMLDGLGGMKVDDKRLDEFKRAGGRVSTFRPLTFGKLTRFHKRNHRRAIVIDGEVGFTGGEAVADKWMGNADSEEHWRDSMVRVTGPLARSLQDVFSQLWSSNTGEMLVGPQFYPNATAVRPGDYIGHHVNVIGSPGSENHPMRKVFWMSFASARQRLYIASSYFVPDEEARRIVAERARAGVDVRILVPGEKTDAKSIRWAGQGYYDELLSAGAKIYEYQPTMMHAKTVTVDGQWSVVGSANMDVRSDELNQENVLGILDPQFAAQIDSAYMVDLSHAKQINLREWRDRPWYWKVREKAAETLEEQF